DNA from Paraburkholderia sp. PGU19:
CCACCAGTTCGACGCCCATCTGCTGCGCGAGGAAGGTGTGCTCGAAGTAGGCGGAGTTGTACATGCCGGGCGTCAGCACGACGACGACGGGATCGTCGACGCCTTCGGGCGCCACCGAACGCAGCGTGTCGAGCAGCAGATCGGGATAGTGGGCGACGGGCGCGATGCGGTTCTGCACGAACAGTTCGGGGAAGAGCCGCATCATCATCTTGCGGTTTTCGAGCATGTACGACACGCCCGACGGCACGCGCAGATTGTCTTCGAGCACGTAGAACTCGCCGTTCTCGCCGGCGCGCACGACGTCGACGCCTGCGATGTGGGCGTAGACGCCGAGCGGCACGTCGACGCCCTGCATTTCCGGCCGGTATTGCGCGTTGGTGTAGACCTGATCGGCGGGCACGATGCCGGCGCGAACGATGTTGCGGTCGTGATAGACGTCGTGAATGAAGAGGTTGAGCGCCTGGACGCGCTGCCTGAGGCCGGCTTCGAGCGTTTGCCATTCGCCGCGCGGGATGATGCGCGGGATCAGATCGAACGGGATGAGCCGCTCGGTGCCTGACAGATCGCCGTTGACGGCGAACGTGATGCCGACGCGGCGAAACAGCAGATCGGCTTCGGCCCGCTTTCTCACGATTGCCTCACTGCCTTGCTGCACGAGCCAGCGTTCGAACCGCTGATAGTGCGGCCGCACGGCGTCATCGAACTGACGCATCTCGTCAAAGCATCGCATGTTACGCCCCACTCTTTTTGTCGGATAGAAGGCGAATGCGCTGCGCATTCGGTTTTTCAATCTCGATCAAGCAAGCGTTATGCCATTCGGGATTTGTGCGCTGCGCGCGGTGGATGCACTGGGAACGCGCACTGCGATGGCGCTCGATTGTCCTTGTCATCGTAGCGCGGAGGGGGAGGATGCGCTACTCCGGTGCGTGTTGTTGCGTACACGGTGCAGGGGGGCGCTGGCGCGGGCCCTGGTTTGGGGATCGGTTTTGGTTTGGTTTTGGTTTTGGGTTTGGTTTTGGCTCGCGGCGCGGGAGTTGGGTTGTTTGTCTCTGTCATGCAGTCCGCGTTATGAGTTTCCCGTGTATGCGTTGCCCCTGTGCGGGGCGGCATGTCTTTTTGTTGGCACCGGCGGTTTGGCTGCGTCGCGCGGCCGGGTTGGTTTGCTCGTGTTTTTGCTGGCGTCCGCGTTACGGTATCTGCCGTTCATGCATTTGCGCATTTGCGCCGCGGCGCGGGCGGTTTTGTTCGTTCTTTGCGCTGGCATCCGCGATGCGTTAGCGTGCTTCACGCGTCGCCCCTGTGCGGGGCGGCACCTACTTTTCTTTGCCGCCGCAAAGAAAAGTAGGCAAAAGAAAGCGGCTAACACCGCCAGCTTTTGTGTTTGCCTGAGGGCCCCCAAAGGGTCTTACGCTTCACACGGCAACGCACCTGTTCGCGTGCGTTGCCAACGCGCTGATCAGATGCATCACCCGCTTCAGACACCCGTACATGGTCAAGCGGCAGCGAATGGTTTCTGCCGCCCAGGTGGCAAACTGTGTGTAGGTTGTGCCGTCGTACAGGGTAGCGCTTTTACACGGTGGCACGCGTGCGCTATCAGTCCGAAGTGATGCATGTGGGGTGCGACGGCCTACACACAGTTTGCCACCTGGGCGACCGAGGAATGTCTGGCACGGCGTGCTGCGACGCGGGCGCGCGAAGCGGGTGATGCGCACCGCAAGAGCGTTGGCAACGAACGTGGGTCACGTGGTTGCCGTGTGAAGCGTAAGACCCTTTGGGGGCCCTCAGGCAGGAAGAAGAGTTGGCGGTGTTAGCCGCTTTCTTTTGCCTGGCGGTTTCAAGATGCAAGTGCAACACTTCCGTTTAGGATACGTTGCATGGGAAAGAACTACGAACATCTGAGCGCCGAAGAGCGCGGTGTGATCTTTACAATGAAGCTTGAGGCCAAGAGCACGCGCGAGATCGCGCGTGCTCTTTTGCGCTCACCAAGTACGATCAGTCGTGAACTGAGGCGCAATGACTGGAAACCGGCCCACGAGCGCTCTGTGATGGGACGCCCTGCGATCGCAGGCGGCTACAATTCAAGACGTGCGGGTTTGCGGGCAGGCAGACTGCGGCGCAAGCCACGGCGGGAGCGCAAACTGCACATCGACGGAGCGCTGTGGCCGCAAGTGCGCGAACTGTTGAGCAAACACCATTCACCCGAGCAGATCAGTGCGCAACTGAAGCTGGCGCATCCGGACGAGCCCACCCTGAACGTATCTCACGAAACCATCTATCACGCCATCTACGCAATGCCTCGGGGCGAGCTTAAACGCGAGCTGATCGCGCTTCTCAGACGGGGGCGCAGCACGCGCAGACCCCGCTCGCACGGTGAAGACCGACGAGGCAAGCTCACCGACATGGTCAGCATCCACGTGCGTCCGCCCGAGGCAAACGAGCGGTTGATTACCGGACACTGGGAAGGCGATCTCATCAAGGGTGCAGCAAACCGCTCGGCGGTGGGCACGCTGATCGATCGCAGCACACTGTTCCTGATGCTGGTCAAAATGGATGGCAGCACAGCGGAAGAGGCGTTGCGGGCCTACAGCGCGGCGTTCGCGCCGCTTGACCCGCAACTGCTCAAGACGCTGACCTACGATCAGGGCAAGGAGATGGCACTGCACAAGGAACTGGCCAAAGCGACGGGCATCCGCATCTACTTCTGCGATCCACACAGCCCGTGGCAGCGCGGTATCTGTGAGAACACCAACGGTCTGTTGCGCCAGTACCTGCCCAAAGGCGCGGACCTGTCCGTGCTCTCACAGCGTCAGCTTGACCTGATTGCTATCGAGATGAACACCCGTCCACGCAAGACTCTCGGCTGGAGAACGCCTGCGCAAGCCTTTATTGAAAACTGCAAGAAACAGGGAATCGAAATCAACCCCGCTGTTGCACTTGGTCTTTGAAACCGCCCCTACTTTTCTTTGCGGCGGCAAAGAAAAGTAGGTGCCGCCCCGCACAGGGGCGACGCGTGAAGCAAGCTAACGCATCGCGGATGCCTGCGCAAACACGAGCAAACCACCCAGCGTCGCAGACAACCAAAACCAAGTCCCGCCCCGCAGAGTGGCGACGCCTGAAGCACGAAGGCAAAGCACGGATGTCAGCGAACACCCCAAAAAAAGCCAAACCAGCCGCGCTACGAAAGCAACCCCCGGATACCAGCGCAATATCAAGCGCTACCCCACCCCCAGCGTCGCAGACAAAAAACAAAATCCCCGCACACTTCCGCATGCGGGACCGCGATAAAGCAACCCAACGACAGCGGCTCGCGCCGCCATCGAGGCGCATCAACTTACGCTGCTGCGTCCTTCAGCTTCTTCAACGCACGTGCCTTGACCCGCACGCTTGCCGGCTTCGCCGGGAACCAACGCTCCTGACCCGTGAACGGGTCCTTGCCGAAGCGCTTCTTCTTCGCCGGAACGGTCTGAACGACGATCTTCAGAAGACCCGACAGCGTGAATTCGCCAGCGCCCTTCTTGTGAACCGAACCGAGGATCGTGTCTTCGAGTGCAGCCAGAACTGCCTTCGCCGACTTCGGCTCGACGCCCGCACGCTCCGCAACGTGTGCAGCCAGCGAGGCCTTCGTGAAGGTGTCCTTGATCGGCGAGGGAACGCCGGACGCCTTCACGGCGACCTTCTTAGCCGTGACTTTCTTTGCGGGAGCAGCAGCTTTCTTTGCAGCAACCTTCTTCGTCGGTACCGTAGCAGCCTTCTTGGCTACCTTTTTTGCGGAAGTCGCCATATTTCTCCTACCTCTAAGGGTCATTGATTGCGAGAAGCGCACGCGATATGCACACGCTTCAACGCCGGATTCTACAAGCGCTTTTGCGTTCTGCGCGAATCTTTTGTGTATAACGGTTACGGTTTGTTGCGTGGCGCTGACTACCTCGCGCATTTCGAGCCTGTTTTTAAGGGGTAAACGCGATCGCCAGGCGATTTCGCCGCACCTGTCCAGCACGAATCGTGAACCCATCGCCTGCCAGGAAGACGCCCGTCTCAATGAAGAAATTGAGCGTGCGTTACGCGCACGAGCGTCGGGGACCCCTGACAGGACGGCATGCGCGACCCCTCAAAAGCACGCTCAAGTCCTTGATTCGACACGCGGCAGCAGCTTCGCGAGCGTCGCAAGGGCAGTGTCTATCTGTCCGGCCTCGATGCCGCCATAGCCAAATACAAGCCCTGGCTGCGGCGTTGCGCGCACATAGAAAGGCGCGAGCCCATGCAATGCGATCGATTCGTTGCGCGCCGCTTCGATCACTGCAGCCTCCGTGAGCGGCGCCTTCAGCAACGCAGCCATATGGATGCCCGCCGTCGGCACAATGGGCTCGAACCAGCGAGCGAGGTCGCCCTGCAAATGCGCAAGCAGGCTTATGCGGCGTGCTGCGTAAAGTTTGTGCATCCGCTTCAGGTGCTTGGCGAAGTCACCGTTCAACATGAAACTGGAAAGCGCCGTCTGCGTCAGCGAGCAACCATGCCAGTCGCCAATCTGCCTCGCCTTGCACAGCGTCTCGAACAGCGACGCAGGCGGCACCATGTAACCGACGCGCAGCTCGGGAAAGATCGTCTTTGAAAACGTTCCCACGTACGCGACGAGGCCCGTGCGGTCGAGGCTCTTCAGCGGCTCCATCGGCCGTCCTTCGAAGCGGTATTCGCAGTCGTAGTCGTCTTCGATGATGACGGCGTCGCGCTGTTGCGCCCATTCGAGCAGCTCGACGCGCCGCGCGAGACTCATCGGCATGCCAAGCGGAAACTGGTGCGACGGTGTCACGTAGACGAGCCGCGCGTGCTTCGGCAGTTTGCTCACGACCAGGCCTTCGGCATCGACGGGCACGGCTACGACCTTCGCGCCCACGGCCGTGAGGCACGCGCGCGCGGGAGGATAGCCGGGGTCTTCGATAGCGGCGACGTCGCCGGGACGCAGCGTCACGCGCGCGATGAGGTCGAGCGCATGCTGCGCGCCCTGCGTCACGATGACGTCCTCCCAGTTGCTCGCGACGGCGCGATTAAACGCGAGATAGCGCGAGATCGCGAGCCGCAATTCCTGTTCGCCGGCGGCATCGCGATACGTGCCGCGTCCGCGCGATTGCACGCGAAGCGCGTGGTTTACGCAGCGGCGCCAGACGTCGAAAGGGAAATGGGACTTGTCGGTAATGCCACCGATAAAGTCATACGGCGTGCCAGGAGTGGGCTGCGGACCGAGCACCTCGGGGACGGTATGCCACACCGGCTGCGGGCGGGCGCTGGAACTGGGAGCCGTTTTCGCGTCATGCGCGGCACGTGCGTGTGCTGGCTTTTCGGCGGGCAGTCGCTGCAAACCTCCGGCGACGAAGGTGCCCGAGCCGGGGCGCGCATGCAGGAAGCCCTCGGCGAGCAGGCGCTCGAAGACGTCGAGGGTCGTTTTGCGGGAGACGCCGAGTTGCGTCGCGAGATCGCGGGTCGAAGGCAGTTGGGTGCCGCCTGCCAGGCGGCCTTCGATTATTCCTGCGCGCAGTTGTCGGTAGATTTGCCCCGCCAGGTCGTGGCGGCCCTCTACGGATAGGTGGATTTCCATTTCAGTTTTGGTTCTGGTTCTGGTTCTGGTTTGGTTTTTGCCTGCGGTGCTTTTGGTTGTCGGTAGCTTAGCGTGCGCGTCGGGGTTCGGGGTTTGTTTGTGCGTTCGCACTTGAGGTGGTTGCTGCGCAGGCGGTTTGGTTTTTTTGATTTTGCACAGGCATCCGAGGTTGAGCCTTCGCGGCGCGGGTGCCCGGGTTGGTTTTGGTTTGCTCGTGTTTGCGCAGGCATCCGCGATTCGCTAGCCTGCTTCACGCTTCGCCCCTGTGCGGGGCGGCACCTACTTTTCTTTGCCGCCGCAAAG
Protein-coding regions in this window:
- a CDS encoding PLP-dependent aminotransferase family protein, whose protein sequence is MEIHLSVEGRHDLAGQIYRQLRAGIIEGRLAGGTQLPSTRDLATQLGVSRKTTLDVFERLLAEGFLHARPGSGTFVAGGLQRLPAEKPAHARAAHDAKTAPSSSARPQPVWHTVPEVLGPQPTPGTPYDFIGGITDKSHFPFDVWRRCVNHALRVQSRGRGTYRDAAGEQELRLAISRYLAFNRAVASNWEDVIVTQGAQHALDLIARVTLRPGDVAAIEDPGYPPARACLTAVGAKVVAVPVDAEGLVVSKLPKHARLVYVTPSHQFPLGMPMSLARRVELLEWAQQRDAVIIEDDYDCEYRFEGRPMEPLKSLDRTGLVAYVGTFSKTIFPELRVGYMVPPASLFETLCKARQIGDWHGCSLTQTALSSFMLNGDFAKHLKRMHKLYAARRISLLAHLQGDLARWFEPIVPTAGIHMAALLKAPLTEAAVIEAARNESIALHGLAPFYVRATPQPGLVFGYGGIEAGQIDTALATLAKLLPRVESRT
- a CDS encoding IS30 family transposase — protein: MKLEAKSTREIARALLRSPSTISRELRRNDWKPAHERSVMGRPAIAGGYNSRRAGLRAGRLRRKPRRERKLHIDGALWPQVRELLSKHHSPEQISAQLKLAHPDEPTLNVSHETIYHAIYAMPRGELKRELIALLRRGRSTRRPRSHGEDRRGKLTDMVSIHVRPPEANERLITGHWEGDLIKGAANRSAVGTLIDRSTLFLMLVKMDGSTAEEALRAYSAAFAPLDPQLLKTLTYDQGKEMALHKELAKATGIRIYFCDPHSPWQRGICENTNGLLRQYLPKGADLSVLSQRQLDLIAIEMNTRPRKTLGWRTPAQAFIENCKKQGIEINPAVALGL
- a CDS encoding HU family DNA-binding protein, giving the protein MATSAKKVAKKAATVPTKKVAAKKAAAPAKKVTAKKVAVKASGVPSPIKDTFTKASLAAHVAERAGVEPKSAKAVLAALEDTILGSVHKKGAGEFTLSGLLKIVVQTVPAKKKRFGKDPFTGQERWFPAKPASVRVKARALKKLKDAAA
- a CDS encoding circularly permuted type 2 ATP-grasp protein, whose protein sequence is MRCFDEMRQFDDAVRPHYQRFERWLVQQGSEAIVRKRAEADLLFRRVGITFAVNGDLSGTERLIPFDLIPRIIPRGEWQTLEAGLRQRVQALNLFIHDVYHDRNIVRAGIVPADQVYTNAQYRPEMQGVDVPLGVYAHIAGVDVVRAGENGEFYVLEDNLRVPSGVSYMLENRKMMMRLFPELFVQNRIAPVAHYPDLLLDTLRSVAPEGVDDPVVVVLTPGMYNSAYFEHTFLAQQMGVELVEGKDLFVDDNYVFMRTTQGPRRVDVIYRRVDDDFLDPLAFRPDSALGVPGLLTAYRAGRVALANAMGTGIADDKSIYPYVPDMIEFYLGEKPILNNVPTYQCRKPDDLAYTLAHLPELVVKEVHGAGGYGMLVGPASTSAEIEAFRQRLIEKPAGYIAQPTLALSACPTFVESGIAPRHIDLRPFVLSGKTVTMCAGGLTRVALQEGSLVVNSSQGGGTKDTWMVD